From one Caldisalinibacter kiritimatiensis genomic stretch:
- a CDS encoding MFS transporter encodes MGKLTNKIKWAYAVGQFGWSILSGIIQVWLVWFYNPPSTVDIPAYIPRGSVFGFLTVIGLITMLGRLMDSITDPWIAGLSDRSKNPKGRRIPFMKVAAVPFTVLTLLVFLPPSNNLTINTFWLTTTLLLYYIFFTMYVTPYFALTSELGKTEKERIDLSTYIALTWFLGYIVASGAAYIWPIFVNMGYSLTTSIRITLALLCIVGFIFMMIPVLFIDEKKYVDYKPSSVNFMKSIKSTLSNKNFLIFEIFFLAYGIAITIFQTGNVYYVSVLLQLNETWVTIVTALTGIIAFLLYPAVNKFSKIYGKKKLCVFAMIMLILAYFYCSFLGIFSFSVTIQAIIFVLLAGVGFAVFGILPNAICADIAHYDGIRTGENKAGMYFAVQTFMNKLGQMIAMVAFSSILLLGKDVGDDLGIRLTGVVAAIIGGIALVIFMKYEEQPSEEEQVC; translated from the coding sequence GTGGGAAAATTAACAAATAAAATAAAATGGGCATATGCAGTTGGTCAATTTGGATGGTCTATTCTATCGGGGATTATTCAAGTTTGGTTAGTTTGGTTTTACAATCCGCCTTCAACTGTGGATATTCCAGCTTATATTCCTAGAGGTTCTGTATTTGGATTTTTAACTGTTATAGGGCTTATAACGATGTTAGGACGTTTAATGGACTCAATAACCGACCCTTGGATTGCAGGTTTAAGCGACCGTAGTAAGAATCCAAAGGGTAGAAGAATACCCTTTATGAAGGTCGCAGCAGTACCATTTACAGTATTAACATTACTTGTGTTTTTACCACCATCAAATAATTTAACAATTAACACATTCTGGTTAACAACAACATTACTTTTATATTACATATTCTTTACTATGTATGTAACACCATATTTTGCTTTAACATCTGAATTAGGTAAGACTGAAAAGGAACGTATAGATTTATCAACATACATAGCATTAACATGGTTCTTAGGATATATAGTTGCAAGTGGAGCAGCCTACATATGGCCTATTTTTGTAAATATGGGATATTCTCTTACAACATCAATAAGAATTACTCTTGCTTTATTATGTATAGTTGGGTTTATATTTATGATGATACCGGTTTTATTCATTGATGAAAAAAAATATGTAGACTACAAACCTTCTTCTGTAAACTTTATGAAGTCAATAAAATCAACTCTAAGCAACAAGAATTTTTTGATTTTTGAGATATTTTTTCTAGCGTATGGTATAGCTATTACAATTTTTCAAACAGGAAATGTATATTATGTATCAGTACTTTTACAGCTTAATGAAACATGGGTAACAATAGTTACTGCATTAACAGGCATAATAGCATTTTTACTATATCCAGCAGTGAATAAATTTTCTAAAATATATGGGAAAAAGAAGCTTTGTGTGTTTGCAATGATAATGTTAATATTAGCTTATTTTTACTGTTCATTCCTTGGGATTTTTTCATTTTCAGTAACAATTCAAGCTATTATTTTTGTATTATTAGCTGGAGTAGGCTTTGCAGTATTTGGTATATTACCAAACGCTATATGTGCAGATATTGCACATTATGATGGTATAAGAACAGGAGAGAACAAAGCGGGGATGTACTTTGCAGTACAGACCTTTATGAATAAACTTGGACAAATGATTGCTATGGTAGCATTTAGTTCAATACTTTTGTTAGGTAAAGATGTTGGGGATGATTTAGGGATTAGATTGACAGGTGTTGTTGCAGCAATTATTGGGGGAATTGCTTTAGTTATTTTTATGAAATATGAGGAACAACCATCTGAGGAGGAGCAGGTTTGTTAA
- the ytaF gene encoding sporulation membrane protein YtaF, with protein MLQSLLIALVLSIDSFTIGVSYGLKNINIPKLSIVIINLVTIFFLFISMVFGHFVKTLIFKEFASIISCIILVGLGCYFILEGYIKYLIYEKRKKGEDDYNITDVKLNNLGIVIKIAVDASKADMDVSGDIDAKEAIYLGTALSLDSLGVGFASAIGDINYIQVLILAFCFNMLAIIGGLTLGQKFKLFKENKGTYFIPGLLLIIIGLLKLV; from the coding sequence ATGCTTCAATCATTGTTAATAGCATTAGTTCTTTCTATAGATTCCTTTACTATAGGAGTATCATATGGTTTAAAAAATATAAACATACCTAAATTGTCCATTGTTATAATCAATTTAGTGACAATTTTTTTCTTATTTATATCAATGGTATTTGGTCATTTTGTAAAGACTTTAATATTTAAGGAATTTGCGTCTATTATTAGCTGTATTATTTTAGTTGGATTAGGGTGTTATTTTATTTTAGAGGGATATATAAAATATTTAATATATGAAAAAAGAAAAAAAGGTGAAGATGACTATAATATTACAGATGTTAAGCTAAATAACTTAGGAATTGTAATTAAAATTGCAGTAGATGCTTCAAAAGCTGATATGGATGTCTCTGGAGATATAGATGCAAAAGAGGCAATATATTTGGGTACTGCTCTATCTTTAGATTCCTTGGGAGTTGGTTTTGCAAGTGCAATTGGAGACATAAACTATATTCAGGTTTTAATATTAGCCTTTTGCTTTAATATGTTAGCAATAATAGGAGGACTTACTTTAGGTCAAAAATTTAAGCTATTTAAAGAAAATAAAGGGACTTATTTTATTCCTGGTCTACTACTTATTATCATTGGATTACTAAAATTAGTATAA
- a CDS encoding thioredoxin domain-containing protein yields the protein MVTNITTNRLINEKSPYLLQHAHNPVDWYPWSEKAFEKAKMEDKPVFLSIGYSTCHWCHVMERESFEDEKVAEILNEHFISIKADREERPDIDNIYMNFCQAMTGHGGWPLTIIMTPDKKPFFAGTYIPKKSKYGRKGLIELLTKVKEMWHNEKNTLINSSNQILNAIKNSIETKKTEDIGEETVHRTYNEFDIFYDSLYGGFGQSPKFPTPHNLLFLLRYYKAYGKKTALEMVEKTLVSMYKGGIFDHVGYGFARYSVDNKWLVPHFEKMLYDNALLAIAYTEAYQVTGNNLFKEIVEKIFTYVFREMMSEEGGFYSALDADSEGEEGKFYLWTVEEIESVLGEEDGKLYCKYYDISERGNFEGKNIPNLIKTNLKNIEKDKELKNKLESLNKKLYNYRERRVHPHKDDKILTAWNGLMIAALSIASRVFNNEEYKDSAEKAVDFIYNKLISEDGRLLARYRDGEAAYNAYLDDYAFLTWGLMELYTTTFKVEYLEKAIELTESMIELFWDEGHGGFYLNGKDSEQLVVRPKEVYDGAIPSGNSVAALNMLKLSKMIGDTKLEEKVDIIFKVFANKVKKAPNGYSYFMLAVLFSNVSVKEIVIVGDKEDTKEMLKILNKRFLPFATVVLNTGNHRLYHIAPFTKNQEQINNKATAYICEDFTCNEPTNEIEVFKKLLEYKKDS from the coding sequence ATGGTAACTAACATAACTACTAATAGATTAATAAACGAAAAATCTCCATATCTATTACAACATGCTCATAATCCAGTAGATTGGTATCCTTGGAGTGAAAAAGCATTTGAAAAGGCTAAAATGGAAGACAAACCCGTATTTTTAAGTATTGGTTACTCTACCTGTCATTGGTGCCATGTGATGGAAAGAGAGTCCTTTGAAGACGAAAAAGTTGCAGAAATATTAAATGAGCATTTTATTTCAATTAAAGCAGATAGAGAAGAAAGGCCAGATATAGATAATATCTATATGAACTTCTGCCAAGCAATGACAGGACATGGTGGATGGCCTTTGACAATAATAATGACTCCAGATAAGAAACCATTTTTTGCAGGTACATATATTCCAAAGAAGAGCAAATATGGACGAAAGGGGTTAATAGAATTACTTACCAAGGTAAAGGAAATGTGGCACAATGAAAAAAACACCCTTATAAATTCAAGTAATCAAATACTAAATGCAATAAAAAATTCTATAGAAACTAAAAAAACAGAGGATATAGGGGAAGAAACTGTACATAGAACATATAATGAATTCGATATATTCTATGATAGTTTATATGGAGGATTTGGGCAATCACCTAAATTTCCTACTCCCCATAACTTACTGTTTTTACTTAGGTATTATAAGGCTTATGGTAAAAAAACAGCGTTAGAAATGGTAGAAAAAACCCTTGTATCAATGTATAAAGGTGGAATATTTGACCATGTAGGCTATGGGTTTGCTAGATATTCAGTAGATAATAAGTGGCTAGTACCCCATTTTGAAAAAATGCTTTATGATAATGCTCTTTTAGCTATAGCTTATACTGAAGCATATCAGGTCACAGGTAATAACTTGTTTAAAGAAATAGTTGAAAAGATTTTTACTTATGTATTTAGAGAAATGATGTCAGAAGAAGGTGGATTTTACTCGGCACTAGATGCTGATTCTGAAGGAGAAGAAGGAAAATTTTATCTTTGGACAGTAGAAGAAATAGAATCAGTATTAGGTGAAGAAGATGGTAAACTATATTGTAAATACTATGATATTTCAGAAAGGGGTAATTTTGAGGGGAAAAATATTCCTAATCTAATAAAAACTAATTTAAAAAATATAGAGAAAGATAAGGAACTTAAAAATAAGCTAGAGAGCTTAAATAAAAAATTATATAATTATAGAGAAAGACGAGTTCATCCCCATAAGGATGATAAAATTTTAACTGCATGGAATGGGCTTATGATTGCTGCATTATCAATAGCATCTAGAGTATTTAATAATGAAGAATATAAAGATTCAGCTGAAAAAGCAGTAGATTTTATATATAATAAATTAATAAGTGAAGATGGAAGATTACTTGCCAGATATCGAGATGGGGAAGCTGCATATAATGCATATCTTGATGATTATGCATTTTTAACTTGGGGACTTATGGAGCTTTATACAACTACATTTAAAGTAGAATATCTAGAAAAAGCAATAGAATTAACAGAGAGTATGATAGAGCTATTCTGGGATGAAGGTCATGGTGGCTTTTATTTGAATGGTAAGGATAGCGAACAACTTGTAGTCAGACCAAAAGAGGTTTATGATGGTGCTATACCTTCTGGAAATTCAGTGGCTGCACTAAATATGCTTAAGCTATCTAAAATGATAGGTGATACTAAATTAGAAGAAAAAGTTGATATAATTTTCAAAGTATTTGCAAATAAAGTAAAGAAAGCTCCAAATGGATATTCATATTTTATGCTAGCAGTATTATTTAGTAATGTTTCAGTAAAGGAGATTGTTATAGTAGGGGATAAAGAAGATACTAAAGAGATGTTAAAAATATTGAATAAAAGATTTTTACCTTTCGCAACAGTTGTATTGAATACTGGAAATCACAGATTGTACCATATAGCTCCATTTACAAAGAATCAGGAGCAGATTAATAATAAAGCTACAGCATATATATGTGAAGATTTTACTTGTAATGAGCCAACTAATGAAATAGAAGTATTTAAAAAATTACTAGAATATAAAAAAGATAGCTGA
- a CDS encoding ABC transporter ATP-binding protein, translated as MIKFEGISKVYEDGFRALDNINLHVKKGELLVLIGPSGCGKTTTMRMINRLIEPTEGKIFIDGKEISTLNPVELRRDIGYVIQQIGLLPHMTIAENVALVPKLKKMDESKYMKRVDELLDMVALDPVVYKNRYPSELSGGQQQRVGVIRALAADPPIILMDEPFSALDPISREQLQEELVKLEEELKKTIVFVTHDMDEALKIADRICIMRKGKIVQLDTPDKILRHPKNEFVTSFIGEERLNKLNILPPIKKLIEKPITSRPEKGLAEALEEMRKNRVETLLVVDNSKKLMGIAGIWDLHKNFDNEDLELSDIMRTDIPMIQEDRPLEEAIKLITENQMSYLPVVTENGILKGVLTRASIIELMAENV; from the coding sequence ATGATAAAATTTGAAGGTATTTCAAAGGTTTATGAAGATGGATTTCGTGCTTTGGATAACATAAACCTTCATGTGAAAAAAGGTGAGCTATTAGTATTAATTGGCCCTAGTGGTTGTGGTAAAACTACAACTATGAGAATGATAAACAGATTAATTGAACCAACGGAAGGTAAAATTTTTATTGATGGAAAAGAGATAAGTACACTTAACCCAGTAGAACTGAGACGTGATATCGGATATGTTATACAACAGATAGGACTTTTACCACATATGACAATAGCAGAAAATGTAGCATTAGTTCCTAAGCTGAAAAAGATGGATGAATCTAAATACATGAAAAGAGTCGACGAGCTTTTAGATATGGTAGCTTTAGATCCTGTTGTATACAAAAACCGTTATCCATCTGAGTTAAGTGGAGGTCAACAGCAAAGAGTTGGAGTTATTAGAGCATTAGCAGCAGATCCTCCTATTATTTTAATGGACGAGCCCTTTAGTGCATTGGACCCTATAAGTCGCGAGCAATTACAAGAGGAATTAGTAAAATTAGAAGAAGAATTAAAAAAGACAATTGTATTTGTAACACACGATATGGACGAGGCATTAAAAATAGCAGATAGAATTTGTATAATGAGAAAAGGGAAAATTGTACAGTTAGACACTCCAGATAAAATTCTTCGTCATCCTAAAAATGAGTTCGTAACATCTTTCATTGGAGAAGAGAGATTAAATAAGTTAAATATACTTCCACCTATTAAAAAACTTATTGAAAAACCTATTACATCTAGACCCGAAAAAGGCTTAGCTGAAGCACTTGAAGAAATGAGAAAAAATAGAGTGGAAACTTTACTTGTAGTTGACAATTCTAAGAAGCTTATGGGGATAGCTGGCATATGGGATCTTCATAAAAACTTTGATAATGAGGATTTAGAATTAAGCGATATTATGAGGACAGATATACCTATGATACAAGAAGATAGACCATTAGAGGAAGCTATAAAGCTGATTACAGAAAATCAGATGTCTTATTTACCAGTAGTAACTGAAAATGGTATTCTGAAAGGAGTACTTACTAGAGCTAGTATAATAGAGCTAATGGCAGAAAATGTTTAA
- a CDS encoding ABC transporter permease produces MTGASTFISIFKDIVLDRWPQILEGTLEHIQLTLIALCFAVLVAVPLGVFLTRNRKLADPIIRIVSIFQTIPSLALLGFMIPLLGIGKVPAIVALTVYGLLPILRNTYTGIINVDKAAIEAGKGMGMTSLQILFMVEIPLALSVIMAGIRTASVLIIGVATLASMIGAGGLGDLIFRGIQTSTTSLILAGAVPAAVLALIFDNVLKFLEYKVTPKGVRK; encoded by the coding sequence ATGACAGGAGCAAGTACTTTTATATCAATTTTTAAGGATATAGTTTTAGATAGATGGCCTCAAATATTAGAGGGGACATTAGAGCATATACAATTAACTTTAATAGCGTTATGTTTTGCTGTTCTAGTTGCTGTACCTTTAGGTGTGTTTTTAACTAGAAATAGAAAACTTGCAGACCCAATTATAAGAATAGTATCTATTTTTCAAACCATACCAAGTTTAGCTTTGTTAGGATTTATGATACCACTTTTAGGTATAGGAAAAGTACCAGCTATAGTAGCATTAACTGTCTACGGTCTTTTACCTATATTAAGAAATACGTATACTGGTATTATAAATGTTGATAAGGCAGCGATTGAAGCCGGCAAAGGTATGGGAATGACTTCACTACAAATTTTATTTATGGTAGAAATACCTTTAGCACTTTCGGTTATAATGGCTGGTATTAGAACAGCTAGTGTATTAATTATAGGTGTAGCAACATTGGCTTCAATGATAGGTGCTGGAGGACTAGGAGATTTAATATTTAGAGGTATTCAGACATCTACTACTAGTTTAATACTTGCTGGTGCTGTACCTGCAGCTGTGTTGGCATTAATATTTGATAATGTACTTAAGTTTTTAGAATATAAAGTAACTCCTAAAGGGGTAAGAAAATAA
- a CDS encoding glycine betaine ABC transporter substrate-binding protein — protein sequence MRRIALILLLAITMSTVVGCGFENSERIVIGGKNFTEQELLVYLLEGVIEGKTDVEVETKPYLGGTNVVDKALERGDLDVYVEYTGTALLSILGMEAMNDPDAVYEKVKKVYEEDRNLIWLEPLGFNNTYTLAMKKDKVEELGIQTFSDLKKHAPNLVLAGTQEFLERVDGYKGLKKAYDMNFKDVKGMDPGLTYRAVKDDKVDVNTAFATDGRIAAFKLVTLKDNKNYFPPYYAAPIIRKDTLEKYPQLEDAINSLAGKLNDEVMRQLNAQVDIEKKDAKKVALEWLKSEGIIE from the coding sequence ATGAGAAGAATAGCGTTAATTTTATTATTAGCAATAACTATGTCTACTGTAGTAGGATGTGGTTTTGAAAACAGTGAAAGAATAGTTATAGGAGGAAAAAACTTTACAGAACAAGAGTTGTTAGTGTATTTATTAGAAGGGGTTATTGAAGGCAAAACAGATGTTGAAGTAGAAACTAAACCATACCTTGGTGGAACTAATGTGGTAGATAAAGCGTTAGAAAGAGGAGACCTAGATGTATACGTTGAATACACAGGTACTGCTTTATTAAGTATATTAGGTATGGAAGCTATGAACGACCCAGATGCAGTTTATGAAAAAGTAAAGAAAGTATATGAAGAAGATAGAAATTTAATTTGGTTAGAGCCATTAGGATTTAACAATACTTATACTTTAGCTATGAAGAAAGATAAGGTAGAAGAGTTAGGTATACAAACTTTTTCTGATTTAAAGAAGCATGCACCTAATTTAGTGTTAGCAGGTACTCAAGAGTTTCTTGAAAGAGTTGACGGATATAAAGGCTTGAAAAAAGCATATGATATGAATTTTAAAGATGTGAAGGGAATGGACCCTGGATTAACATATAGGGCTGTAAAAGATGATAAAGTAGATGTTAATACTGCTTTTGCTACGGATGGTAGAATAGCTGCATTTAAGTTAGTGACTTTAAAGGATAATAAAAACTATTTTCCACCATACTATGCAGCTCCAATTATTAGAAAAGATACATTAGAAAAGTATCCTCAATTAGAAGATGCAATTAATTCTTTAGCGGGGAAATTAAATGATGAAGTAATGAGACAATTAAATGCACAAGTAGATATTGAGAAAAAAGATGCTAAAAAAGTAGCTTTAGAATGGTTAAAATCAGAGGGAATAATAGAATAG
- a CDS encoding TIGR00266 family protein — translation MADIIDYKIHGDDMQIVEIELDPGEGVRAEAGTMMYMDDEIVMQTSTGGGLFKGFKRMITGESFFITTFMYNGRGKGHVAFGAPYPGKIIPIELDKFGGSFTCQKDAFLCAARGVEIEVAFTRKLGAGFFGGEGFILQRLEGNGMAFVHAGGTIIKRELSPYETIKVDTGCIVGFSNTVNYDIQFVGGFKNALFGGEGLFLANLTGPGTVYLQSLPLSRLADRILSSANFRQVGEKKGLGGIGGSLIDDILSGD, via the coding sequence ATGGCAGATATAATTGATTACAAAATTCATGGAGATGACATGCAAATAGTAGAAATTGAGCTAGACCCAGGTGAAGGTGTAAGAGCAGAAGCAGGTACAATGATGTATATGGATGATGAAATAGTCATGCAAACTTCTACTGGTGGAGGTTTATTTAAAGGATTTAAAAGAATGATTACAGGTGAAAGTTTTTTTATTACTACTTTTATGTATAATGGTAGAGGTAAAGGACATGTAGCTTTTGGTGCCCCTTATCCAGGAAAAATCATACCAATAGAACTAGACAAATTTGGAGGAAGTTTTACGTGTCAAAAGGATGCCTTTTTATGTGCAGCAAGGGGAGTGGAAATAGAAGTAGCATTTACTAGAAAATTAGGAGCAGGTTTCTTTGGAGGAGAAGGTTTTATTCTTCAAAGATTAGAAGGTAATGGTATGGCATTTGTTCATGCTGGTGGTACAATTATAAAAAGGGAACTTTCTCCATATGAGACAATAAAAGTAGATACAGGATGTATAGTTGGATTTTCTAATACAGTGAATTATGATATACAATTTGTTGGAGGATTTAAGAATGCTTTATTTGGAGGAGAAGGATTATTTCTAGCAAATTTAACTGGCCCAGGAACTGTGTACTTACAAAGCTTACCGTTATCAAGACTAGCAGACAGAATTTTATCTTCAGCAAATTTTAGGCAAGTAGGTGAGAAAAAAGGATTAGGAGGAATAGGTGGTAGTTTAATAGATGATATCCTAAGTGGGGACTAA
- a CDS encoding RNA polymerase sigma factor, producing the protein MKHVSRLRFDFTQTYKELWPQIYKFIYYKVQNKQEAEELTQDVFQKVYKQIEKNNISENKIKAYLYTSARNTVYDTWRKRKRQPNVIMLEELKENGLEPSAKKESIEDNILVEKALEQLSETERKILKLRIIEGYKIDEVADMLDKPIGTIKSMQYRALKKLKNRLVEGGYFNE; encoded by the coding sequence ATGAAACATGTTTCAAGACTTAGGTTTGATTTTACTCAGACCTATAAGGAATTGTGGCCACAAATCTATAAGTTTATATACTATAAGGTACAGAATAAGCAAGAAGCTGAAGAACTTACCCAAGATGTGTTCCAAAAGGTATATAAGCAAATAGAGAAAAATAATATAAGTGAAAATAAAATTAAAGCCTATCTGTATACGTCAGCACGTAATACAGTATATGACACATGGCGAAAGAGAAAAAGACAACCCAATGTAATAATGCTTGAAGAATTAAAAGAAAATGGGTTAGAGCCAAGTGCTAAAAAAGAAAGTATAGAAGACAATATTTTAGTAGAAAAGGCTTTAGAGCAGCTTTCTGAAACAGAAAGGAAAATACTTAAACTTAGAATTATAGAGGGATATAAAATTGATGAAGTGGCAGATATGTTAGATAAGCCAATTGGAACAATTAAAAGTATGCAATATAGAGCACTTAAAAAGCTAAAAAATAGATTAGTAGAAGGAGGTTATTTTAATGAATAA
- a CDS encoding sigma-E factor regulatory protein RseB domain-containing protein yields the protein MNKDNKNLQKEEIINSFIDDLTKEMKPRAYKELNDKEIEELEDLFETIRAVKRLKKDNNEKRVKNKKKFSLIRLTAIAAVLALVITAGSLFRVPFINNLENNNETEFFGSNNIVYAMVEAYEELISYSGTIEIRSLNNGAIDYIETIDVRYKKPNKYVAVHEYDGYKRTMISDGEKLYTVEGNNVTVDYSNPKKELWRYHIGKQIQELTQAEEVIKIGSETILGREADIFKYRFADSDIYNKIWVDKKTKLPLKKELNLPEDRKLINQFISLEINPEIEDTAFNYQIGDNKNVVQLNEKVDISEVKESWKGTEKLINQVSQELQLISTVRLEDNIIYDYLLKFTEASSEEYLDVYVTIEPKTDYYVKDAEHGQLGTGWVEINKDAINVFKVYIGESNLVKWVTKDFEVVMVSNIDTDKMVRILESIQGEKIKQINEKELNELGIKQVQTKTNH from the coding sequence ATGAATAAGGATAATAAAAATCTTCAAAAAGAAGAGATAATTAACTCATTCATAGATGATTTAACCAAAGAAATGAAACCAAGGGCATATAAAGAATTAAATGATAAAGAGATTGAGGAGCTAGAAGATTTATTTGAAACTATAAGAGCCGTGAAAAGATTAAAGAAAGATAATAATGAAAAAAGAGTAAAGAATAAAAAGAAATTTTCATTAATAAGATTAACAGCAATAGCTGCTGTGTTAGCTTTAGTAATTACAGCGGGAAGTCTTTTTAGAGTACCTTTTATTAACAATCTAGAAAATAATAACGAAACAGAATTTTTTGGTTCAAATAATATTGTATATGCAATGGTAGAGGCTTATGAAGAGTTAATAAGTTATTCAGGAACTATTGAAATACGCTCATTAAATAATGGAGCGATAGATTATATTGAAACCATAGATGTTAGATATAAAAAGCCTAATAAATACGTTGCAGTTCATGAATATGATGGTTATAAACGAACAATGATAAGTGACGGAGAAAAACTATACACTGTTGAAGGAAATAATGTAACAGTAGATTATAGCAATCCAAAGAAAGAATTGTGGCGCTATCATATAGGTAAGCAGATACAAGAATTAACTCAAGCTGAAGAAGTGATAAAAATAGGAAGTGAAACTATTTTAGGAAGAGAAGCAGATATATTTAAGTATAGATTTGCAGATAGTGATATATATAATAAAATATGGGTAGATAAGAAGACAAAATTACCATTAAAGAAGGAATTAAACTTACCAGAAGATAGAAAACTAATCAATCAGTTTATAAGTTTAGAAATAAATCCTGAAATAGAAGACACAGCTTTCAATTATCAAATAGGGGATAATAAAAATGTAGTACAACTAAATGAAAAAGTAGATATAAGTGAAGTGAAAGAATCATGGAAAGGAACTGAAAAGTTAATTAACCAAGTATCACAAGAATTACAATTAATAAGTACAGTAAGATTAGAAGACAATATTATTTATGATTATTTATTGAAGTTTACTGAAGCAAGTAGTGAAGAATATTTAGATGTGTATGTTACTATTGAACCAAAAACCGATTATTATGTTAAAGATGCTGAACATGGACAATTAGGTACCGGATGGGTAGAAATAAATAAAGATGCAATAAATGTGTTTAAAGTATATATAGGGGAAAGTAACTTAGTTAAGTGGGTTACTAAAGATTTCGAAGTAGTAATGGTAAGTAATATTGATACAGATAAAATGGTTCGAATTTTAGAAAGTATACAGGGAGAGAAAATAAAGCAAATTAATGAAAAAGAATTAAATGAATTAGGTATAAAGCAAGTTCAAACGAAGACTAATCATTAG
- the trpS gene encoding tryptophan--tRNA ligase, protein MGDKKVIFSGVQPSGKVTIGNYLGAIKNWVSLQDDYDCYYCIVDLHAITVPQVPKDLRRNSLELLAQYIACGLDLEKNTMFIQSHVSAHAELAWILNCMTYMGQLNRMTQFKEKSKKNEANLNAGLFTYPVLMAADILLYQTDLVPVGEDQKQHLELARDLAERFNNRYSETFKVPEPYIAKVGARIMSLQDPTSKMSKSDENENSYILLTDTPDAIRRKVKRAVTDSLNRIKYCDEQPGIKNLLNIYSKITGESMEEIEQRYEGEGYAKFKKDLAEIIVEELRPIREKVEDLMKNKDYLEKVYMEGANKAERAAWKTLRKVYRKVGFIQKKFK, encoded by the coding sequence ATGGGAGATAAAAAAGTAATATTTAGTGGAGTGCAGCCTTCAGGAAAAGTTACTATAGGAAACTATCTTGGAGCTATAAAAAACTGGGTATCATTACAAGATGATTATGATTGTTATTATTGCATAGTTGACCTTCATGCAATTACAGTTCCACAAGTACCTAAAGATTTGAGAAGAAATTCATTAGAATTATTAGCTCAATATATAGCATGTGGTCTTGACCTTGAAAAGAACACTATGTTTATTCAATCCCATGTAAGTGCTCATGCAGAATTAGCTTGGATACTAAATTGTATGACGTATATGGGACAATTAAATAGGATGACTCAGTTTAAGGAAAAGTCAAAAAAGAATGAAGCTAACCTTAATGCAGGTTTATTTACTTATCCGGTTTTAATGGCAGCAGACATATTGCTATATCAAACAGACCTTGTTCCAGTAGGAGAAGACCAAAAACAACATTTAGAATTAGCTAGAGATTTAGCAGAAAGATTCAATAATAGATATAGTGAGACCTTTAAAGTACCAGAGCCATATATAGCAAAAGTTGGAGCGAGGATAATGAGCTTACAAGACCCAACTAGTAAGATGTCAAAATCAGATGAAAACGAAAATAGCTATATATTACTTACAGATACTCCAGATGCCATAAGAAGAAAGGTTAAAAGAGCGGTTACTGATTCATTAAATAGAATTAAATATTGTGATGAACAACCAGGAATAAAGAATTTATTAAATATATATTCAAAGATTACAGGAGAAAGTATGGAAGAAATTGAACAGAGATACGAAGGAGAAGGATATGCTAAATTCAAAAAAGATTTAGCAGAGATAATAGTAGAAGAATTAAGACCAATAAGGGAAAAAGTAGAAGACTTAATGAAAAATAAAGATTATTTAGAAAAGGTTTATATGGAAGGTGCTAATAAAGCAGAAAGAGCAGCTTGGAAAACTTTAAGAAAAGTATATAGAAAAGTTGGGTTTATACAGAAAAAATTTAAATAA